From the genome of Isachenkonia alkalipeptolytica, one region includes:
- a CDS encoding glutamine--tRNA ligase/YqeY domain fusion protein, translating to MGKEEFDHIEEKEQSSFLQRIVEKDLEEGVYSREVCTRFPPEPNGYLHIGSAYAINISYNIAKKFGGKFNLRFDDTNPLKEDKEYVEAIIEDMKWAGFDPGDRIFYGSDYFQQLYDYALQLIEKGKAYVCDLTPEEIRSYRGTLTETGKNSPYRDRSVEENLDLFNRMKAGEFNNGEKVLRAKIDMQSPNINLRDPIIYRILHEDHYRQGNQWCIYPMYDYAHPLQDAIEGVTHSMCSIEFKDHRPLYNWTLEELELTEPPKQREFGRMNLTGVVTSKRFLRELVAEGYVDGWDDPRLPTLRGMRRRGYTPESIKHFLGEIGISKDESTVDVSMLEHSVREDLRDRAPSMMAVMNPLKVVIENYPQDENEFLEVQNHPKDPSMGTRQITFSREVYIEREDFMENPVKGFKRFAPEHEVRLRGAYFIKLVKVVKDEQGEIKELRCTYDPETKSGSGFTGRKPKATIHWVDGKNCKSAEARLYEKLIEDEELLKDKTLSWDKRINTDSLKILKDIKIEKALGEAKKEEKFQFIRQGFYTVDNKHTTEEKLIFNRIVPLKDSWKKGKK from the coding sequence ATGGGAAAAGAAGAATTTGATCATATAGAAGAAAAGGAACAATCCAGTTTTTTGCAAAGAATTGTGGAAAAGGATTTGGAAGAAGGGGTGTACAGTCGGGAAGTCTGTACCCGTTTCCCTCCGGAGCCTAACGGGTATTTGCACATCGGAAGTGCCTATGCCATTAATATCAGTTATAATATCGCTAAAAAGTTTGGTGGAAAATTCAATCTGCGCTTTGACGATACTAATCCCCTGAAGGAGGATAAGGAGTACGTGGAGGCTATTATTGAAGATATGAAGTGGGCGGGATTTGATCCCGGAGACCGGATCTTTTATGGTTCCGATTATTTCCAGCAGCTGTATGATTATGCTCTACAGCTCATTGAAAAAGGAAAAGCTTACGTCTGTGATCTTACCCCGGAGGAAATTCGAAGCTACCGGGGAACCTTAACGGAGACCGGAAAGAACAGTCCTTATCGGGATCGAAGCGTGGAGGAGAACTTAGACCTCTTTAATCGAATGAAAGCTGGAGAATTTAACAACGGAGAGAAGGTTTTGCGGGCCAAGATTGATATGCAGTCCCCGAACATCAATCTTCGGGATCCGATAATTTACCGGATTTTGCATGAGGACCATTATCGTCAAGGAAATCAGTGGTGCATCTATCCCATGTATGATTATGCTCATCCCCTGCAGGATGCCATAGAAGGGGTAACCCATTCCATGTGCTCCATTGAATTTAAAGACCATCGGCCCCTCTATAACTGGACATTGGAAGAGTTGGAACTGACCGAACCCCCGAAACAGCGGGAATTTGGCCGTATGAACTTAACCGGGGTGGTGACCAGTAAGCGTTTTTTACGGGAACTGGTTGCAGAGGGATATGTGGACGGTTGGGACGATCCGAGGCTTCCCACCCTTCGGGGAATGCGAAGACGGGGGTATACCCCGGAAAGCATCAAACACTTCCTAGGCGAAATCGGAATATCCAAGGATGAGAGTACCGTGGATGTTTCCATGTTGGAACACAGTGTACGGGAAGACTTACGGGACCGGGCCCCTTCCATGATGGCGGTGATGAACCCCTTGAAAGTAGTGATTGAAAACTATCCCCAGGATGAAAATGAATTTTTGGAAGTACAGAATCATCCCAAGGACCCTTCCATGGGCACAAGGCAGATCACCTTTTCCCGGGAAGTCTATATTGAAAGAGAAGACTTTATGGAAAATCCGGTAAAGGGCTTTAAACGCTTTGCCCCGGAACATGAAGTCCGACTACGGGGAGCCTACTTTATCAAACTGGTGAAGGTGGTAAAGGATGAACAGGGGGAGATTAAAGAGCTTCGCTGCACCTATGATCCCGAGACAAAGAGCGGCTCCGGTTTTACCGGCAGAAAGCCCAAGGCAACCATCCATTGGGTGGACGGCAAAAACTGCAAAAGTGCGGAGGCCCGGCTTTATGAAAAGCTTATAGAGGACGAAGAGCTTCTAAAGGATAAAACTCTAAGCTGGGATAAGCGGATCAATACCGACTCCTTAAAGATTTTAAAGGATATCAAAATCGAAAAAGCCCTGGGGGAAGCAAAGAAAGAAGAAAAATTCCAGTTCATCCGCCAAGGGTTCTACACCGTGGACAACAAACATACCACGGAGGAAAAATTAATTTTTAACCGAATTGTCCCCTTAAAGGACTCCTGGAAAAAAGGCAAGAAATAA
- a CDS encoding DUF4430 domain-containing protein, whose protein sequence is MNKKALSIIGVIAAVIILGALYNNFLAPEGVEGEKEVGLQVIVDQEDINEEFVFETDHEFLGELLEEEQETLELTYDENSTMGMMITGMLGYEVDGTSEYFHILVNGEDAEYGASSIPLMDGDEYVLEIRDFSDYDGSDAEEAEEEEKEVSLQVILDQEDIDETFAFQTNHEFLGELIEEESETLEVEYEMGDFGLDILEILGYELDKDSEYLHILVNGEDAETGLSGIEVMDGDAYQLELRSFEPMEEEEAAAMDLQEVSLKVSIDTEDLEETFTFETEQEYLSGLIEDEVEVLEVEYEMGDFGLDILEILGYELDKDSEYLHILVNGEDAETGLSGIEIKDGDEYELQRRDF, encoded by the coding sequence ATGAACAAAAAAGCATTATCAATTATCGGTGTTATTGCAGCAGTGATCATTTTAGGAGCCTTATACAATAATTTCTTAGCACCGGAAGGCGTAGAAGGAGAAAAGGAAGTAGGTCTTCAAGTAATCGTTGATCAGGAGGATATCAATGAGGAATTTGTGTTTGAAACCGATCATGAGTTTTTAGGAGAGCTTCTAGAGGAAGAGCAGGAGACCTTGGAGCTAACCTATGATGAGAACAGCACCATGGGCATGATGATTACCGGAATGTTAGGTTACGAAGTGGACGGCACTTCGGAGTATTTCCACATTTTAGTGAACGGTGAAGATGCGGAGTACGGCGCATCAAGCATTCCTTTAATGGACGGGGATGAATATGTCTTAGAAATAAGAGATTTTTCCGATTATGACGGGAGTGATGCTGAAGAAGCCGAGGAGGAAGAAAAGGAAGTAAGCCTTCAAGTAATCCTTGACCAGGAAGACATCGATGAGACCTTTGCTTTTCAAACCAATCATGAATTTTTAGGAGAACTGATTGAAGAGGAATCCGAAACCCTGGAAGTGGAATACGAGATGGGGGACTTTGGGTTGGACATCCTGGAAATTCTGGGCTATGAATTAGATAAGGATTCAGAATACCTTCATATCTTAGTGAATGGAGAAGACGCGGAGACCGGACTTTCCGGCATCGAAGTGATGGATGGGGATGCGTATCAACTTGAGCTTCGAAGCTTTGAACCTATGGAAGAAGAGGAAGCAGCCGCAATGGATCTACAGGAGGTAAGTCTTAAAGTTTCCATTGATACCGAGGATCTGGAAGAGACCTTCACCTTCGAAACAGAACAGGAATACCTATCAGGACTGATAGAAGATGAAGTGGAAGTCCTGGAGGTGGAATACGAGATGGGAGACTTTGGATTGGACATCCTGGAAATTCTAGGCTATGAATTGGATAAGGATTCAGAATACCTTCATATTTTAGTGAATGGAGAAGACGCGGAGACCGGGCTTTCCGGAATCGAAATAAAGGATGGAGATGAATATGAACTCCAACGTCGAGATTTCTAG
- a CDS encoding alpha/beta hydrolase produces MEVKDFYITGYGDKEIHCKKWTKGDPSQVKAVIQIAHGMGEHIGRYDDFARFMVQQGYGVFGNDHRGHGKTPEKSGIYGHLSDEDGWRTTVMDLNYLREEIEKQYPDKLVILIGHSMGSFLARDYVQEFGDHVQGLILSGTGGSLGLEGNAGLLLARVEKLLRGKRKKSPLLNRLIFGNYNKKFEPVKTPFDWLSANEWEVRAYVEDPLCGNIMTTGFYVDLLQGVKRVHQRGNMEKMPKDLPILLFSGAKDPVGKEGKGVREVEKLFKDYGIEDVTTKLYPEGRHEMLHENNKEEVYSDVLRWIEVKVAEEIVKRDPKLKT; encoded by the coding sequence ATGGAGGTAAAAGATTTTTATATTACGGGTTACGGGGATAAGGAAATTCACTGCAAGAAATGGACAAAGGGAGATCCATCCCAGGTAAAAGCCGTAATTCAAATTGCCCATGGTATGGGGGAACATATTGGCCGTTATGATGATTTTGCCCGGTTTATGGTTCAACAGGGCTACGGAGTGTTTGGGAACGATCACCGGGGACATGGGAAAACCCCCGAAAAATCCGGTATTTACGGGCATCTTTCCGATGAAGACGGATGGAGAACCACCGTGATGGACTTGAATTATTTACGGGAGGAAATTGAAAAACAGTATCCCGATAAACTGGTGATTCTAATAGGACACAGCATGGGTTCCTTTTTAGCCCGGGACTATGTCCAGGAGTTTGGGGATCACGTCCAAGGACTTATCTTAAGCGGGACCGGAGGGAGTTTAGGTCTGGAAGGGAATGCGGGTTTACTCCTTGCAAGAGTGGAAAAGTTATTGAGAGGGAAGCGGAAGAAAAGCCCTCTGTTGAATCGATTGATTTTCGGAAACTATAATAAAAAATTTGAACCGGTGAAAACCCCCTTTGACTGGTTAAGCGCCAATGAATGGGAAGTAAGAGCCTATGTGGAGGACCCCCTGTGCGGAAACATTATGACCACCGGTTTTTATGTGGATTTGTTGCAGGGCGTTAAAAGAGTCCATCAACGGGGGAATATGGAGAAGATGCCCAAGGATCTTCCGATCCTTTTATTTTCCGGTGCCAAGGACCCTGTGGGAAAAGAAGGAAAAGGAGTTCGGGAAGTGGAAAAGCTATTTAAGGATTACGGTATTGAGGATGTAACCACGAAACTTTATCCCGAGGGGAGACATGAAATGCTCCATGAAAATAATAAGGAGGAAGTCTATTCGGACGTACTCCGTTGGATTGAAGTAAAAGTGGCCGAGGAAATTGTAAAAAGAGACCCGAAATTGAAAACATAA
- a CDS encoding TspO/MBR family protein: MRGKVGALITILALALVLTMNYLANALPINDITAGEVSDRFGVYFTPAGYVFAIWGVIYLGLIAFGIYQLLPGSRRSGNIEKIIPWFVASCILNSAWIIAWHYLYIGVALGIIVLLLLNLAVIYKLLNKKRQGVPQEERIFVKTPFSIYLAWITVATIANIFIFIDYMNWDYRLFSEGVWTGLLIGVGAILALTFVKYYRDLLFAGVFVWAFIGISVENNSETLILQIIPLGATALILIGSVILIFSRKKPGY; this comes from the coding sequence ATGAGAGGAAAAGTCGGTGCATTGATAACCATCTTAGCCTTAGCCTTGGTGCTAACGATGAACTATTTGGCGAATGCCCTGCCGATCAACGATATTACCGCCGGGGAGGTGTCGGATCGCTTCGGGGTTTATTTTACACCCGCAGGCTATGTTTTTGCCATCTGGGGGGTGATTTATTTAGGGCTGATCGCCTTCGGCATCTATCAGTTGCTGCCCGGCTCTCGAAGAAGCGGGAACATTGAAAAAATCATCCCGTGGTTTGTGGCCTCCTGTATTTTAAACAGTGCATGGATTATCGCATGGCATTATTTATACATCGGGGTAGCCCTGGGAATTATTGTTTTACTGTTGCTGAATTTAGCTGTGATTTACAAGTTATTAAACAAAAAAAGACAAGGGGTTCCTCAGGAGGAAAGAATCTTTGTCAAAACTCCCTTCTCCATTTACTTAGCCTGGATAACCGTCGCCACCATTGCAAATATTTTTATCTTCATCGATTACATGAACTGGGATTATCGGCTGTTCAGTGAAGGGGTTTGGACCGGACTGTTAATTGGTGTCGGGGCGATACTGGCCTTAACCTTTGTAAAATACTACAGGGACCTTCTTTTTGCCGGGGTGTTTGTCTGGGCCTTTATCGGGATCAGTGTTGAAAACAACAGCGAAACTTTGATCTTACAAATCATACCCCTTGGGGCTACGGCCCTGATTCTTATAGGGAGCGTTATTCTCATATTCTCGAGAAAAAAACCCGGGTATTAA
- a CDS encoding BCCT family transporter has translation MLKIMNEQREKEIASKRALAKKLKKAEVEARKKAIKERPPFKGLQIRPTASLFNDAGKKEPGEDNWTGYGFDIHPQVTFISSCILIVFIFLTLMFQDRAALLFDDALGAITTQAGWFFILVANIFIVAAVYFAFGKFSNIRIGGADAQPEFSKLGWYAMLLSAGMGIGLLFWSIAEPISHFGSPSPMFGIPAGDPGAAEAAMTTTFFHWGIHPWAIYSIVGLGLAFFAFNRGLPLTIRSIFYPILGNRIYGFWGNLIDVLSVLATLTGLATSLGLGVQQINAGLNFLFDFQINTTTQVILIAVITGFATISVMAGLDGGVKRLSELNMGLAGIFMLLILILGPTVYILSGFTQNLGHYITSLPQMSLWTETFKDSNWQGGWTIFYWAWWISWSPFVGMFIARISKGRTVREFILGVMLFPTLLSFLWMAVFGNTALFMQTNGIADIASAVAIDESIALFAMVENLPFTALLSGVGIVLVTVFFVTSSDSGSLVVDHLTSGGKLDSPVPQRVFWAIMEGVVAATLLIGGGLTTLQTASITTGLPFAVILLLIVYSLRAGLSQEYEVEETVRKQLESVEESHLLNEAITSAVQDEALVDAPSSPKDQK, from the coding sequence ATGTTAAAAATTATGAATGAACAACGGGAAAAAGAAATTGCTTCCAAACGGGCTTTAGCCAAGAAGCTGAAGAAGGCAGAAGTGGAAGCACGGAAAAAAGCTATTAAAGAACGACCGCCTTTTAAAGGACTACAGATTCGACCCACCGCCTCACTGTTTAATGACGCGGGGAAAAAAGAACCGGGGGAAGATAACTGGACGGGCTATGGATTTGATATTCATCCCCAGGTTACCTTTATTTCCTCCTGTATTCTTATCGTTTTTATTTTTTTAACCTTAATGTTTCAAGATCGAGCGGCCTTATTATTTGATGACGCCTTGGGAGCTATTACCACCCAGGCGGGATGGTTTTTCATTCTGGTGGCAAACATCTTTATTGTAGCCGCCGTGTACTTTGCTTTCGGTAAATTTAGCAATATTCGAATCGGAGGTGCCGACGCCCAACCGGAGTTTAGTAAGTTGGGATGGTATGCCATGCTCCTGAGTGCGGGGATGGGAATCGGTTTGCTTTTCTGGAGTATTGCAGAGCCGATCTCGCACTTTGGAAGCCCCTCGCCGATGTTCGGCATTCCTGCGGGGGATCCCGGCGCTGCGGAAGCAGCAATGACCACGACCTTTTTTCATTGGGGCATCCACCCCTGGGCGATTTATTCGATTGTAGGTCTCGGCTTGGCTTTTTTTGCCTTTAATCGAGGGCTGCCTTTGACGATTCGGTCAATTTTTTATCCGATTCTCGGGAATCGAATTTACGGATTCTGGGGAAACTTGATTGATGTTTTATCGGTTCTGGCTACCTTAACCGGATTGGCTACCTCTTTGGGACTGGGTGTGCAGCAGATTAATGCAGGATTGAATTTCCTGTTCGACTTTCAGATCAACACCACCACCCAGGTGATTTTGATCGCTGTAATCACCGGATTTGCTACGATTTCTGTAATGGCAGGGCTGGATGGGGGCGTTAAACGCCTCAGTGAACTTAATATGGGCCTTGCAGGGATCTTTATGCTTTTGATATTAATCTTAGGCCCCACGGTATACATTCTTAGCGGTTTTACCCAGAATCTGGGACACTACATTACCAGCCTTCCCCAAATGAGTTTGTGGACGGAGACCTTTAAAGACAGCAACTGGCAGGGAGGATGGACTATTTTTTATTGGGCTTGGTGGATCTCCTGGTCTCCCTTTGTGGGGATGTTTATTGCCCGGATATCCAAGGGACGGACGGTTCGAGAGTTTATCCTTGGCGTAATGCTGTTTCCAACGCTGTTATCCTTTTTATGGATGGCGGTATTCGGAAATACGGCCTTGTTTATGCAAACCAACGGCATTGCGGATATTGCTTCCGCAGTAGCCATTGATGAGTCTATCGCCTTATTTGCCATGGTGGAAAATCTGCCCTTTACTGCACTGTTATCCGGTGTGGGCATTGTCCTGGTTACCGTGTTTTTTGTCACATCTTCGGACTCCGGTTCCTTGGTGGTGGATCACTTAACCTCTGGAGGAAAACTGGATTCTCCTGTGCCTCAACGGGTATTTTGGGCTATTATGGAAGGGGTTGTCGCCGCCACTTTACTGATCGGAGGGGGCTTAACCACCTTACAAACCGCCTCCATTACTACGGGACTTCCCTTTGCCGTGATTCTGCTACTTATTGTGTACTCTCTAAGGGCAGGTCTTTCCCAGGAGTATGAAGTGGAAGAAACGGTACGAAAGCAGTTGGAATCCGTAGAGGAAAGTCATCTTCTCAATGAAGCGATTACCTCCGCGGTACAGGATGAAGCCTTAGTGGATGCTCCCAGCAGCCCTAAGGATCAAAAGTAG
- a CDS encoding rhomboid family intramembrane serine protease produces the protein MKFKNTFTNYLIFINALVFLLMFLIGGMNVFGDIRWLLVFGAHFGPLMIEEGQWFRLVTSMFIHGGLMHIFFNMYILYIFGNLAEKVYGSYKFLTIYVSTGIIAGITTLIVNPETISVGASGAIFGLIGLLFGTGFRKDTPSLLKSITGTTLLPMILINVFLGFTVPSINNAAHLGGLFSGFAFGLLTPVLKHYSRYSIWKLSYGASLLVLVGSFASLLAFILL, from the coding sequence ATGAAATTTAAAAATACCTTTACAAATTACTTGATTTTTATCAATGCTCTGGTTTTTTTATTGATGTTTCTGATCGGAGGCATGAACGTTTTTGGAGACATCCGTTGGTTATTGGTTTTCGGTGCCCATTTCGGGCCCTTGATGATTGAGGAGGGACAATGGTTTCGCCTGGTTACCTCTATGTTTATCCATGGAGGATTGATGCATATTTTTTTCAATATGTATATTCTCTATATCTTTGGAAACTTAGCGGAAAAGGTTTACGGCTCCTATAAATTCTTAACCATTTACGTAAGCACCGGAATTATTGCCGGTATCACCACACTGATTGTCAATCCGGAAACCATTTCCGTAGGGGCCTCGGGAGCAATCTTCGGCTTGATCGGCCTTCTTTTCGGTACCGGTTTTCGAAAGGATACGCCCAGTTTACTGAAATCCATAACGGGCACCACCTTACTGCCGATGATACTCATTAATGTGTTTTTAGGGTTCACCGTTCCCTCCATTAATAATGCGGCCCATCTCGGCGGGCTGTTCAGCGGTTTTGCCTTCGGACTGTTAACCCCGGTCTTGAAGCATTATTCCCGATACAGCATTTGGAAGCTTTCCTATGGGGCCTCTCTTTTAGTGCTGGTGGGAAGTTTTGCCTCCCTGCTGGCCTTCATTCTCTTGTAG
- a CDS encoding class I SAM-dependent methyltransferase, protein MAMYDLFMKPFEEKGLKGLRKKLIPKARGSVLEIGPGTGLNLPYYDPEKISSLVLMDRELNRRVLEKKLQGYPALNPDLREENVTALPYPEASFDTVIFTLVFCTVADATKGFKEIKRVLKKDGKIIFIEHIRPETEPLGKTFDILTPLWKRLAKGCHLNRKTEEHLQSLGFQLELEPKLMQSIFVGGTGNLKKTAP, encoded by the coding sequence ATGGCCATGTATGATCTTTTTATGAAACCCTTCGAAGAAAAGGGCCTCAAGGGGTTAAGAAAAAAGCTGATCCCCAAGGCCCGGGGGTCGGTTTTGGAGATCGGTCCCGGGACAGGGCTGAACCTCCCCTATTACGACCCTGAAAAAATATCCTCCCTGGTACTGATGGACCGGGAGTTAAACCGTCGGGTTTTAGAAAAAAAACTCCAGGGCTATCCGGCCTTAAACCCGGATTTAAGGGAGGAAAACGTAACGGCTTTACCCTATCCCGAGGCAAGCTTCGATACCGTAATATTTACGTTGGTTTTCTGTACGGTAGCCGATGCAACCAAGGGCTTCAAGGAAATAAAGCGGGTGCTGAAAAAAGATGGAAAAATCATCTTCATCGAACACATCCGGCCGGAAACAGAGCCTCTGGGAAAGACCTTTGACATCCTCACCCCCCTATGGAAAAGATTGGCCAAGGGTTGCCATTTGAACCGAAAAACCGAAGAACATTTACAATCCCTAGGGTTTCAGCTGGAGTTGGAACCGAAACTAATGCAAAGCATTTTCGTGGGAGGTACGGGAAATCTAAAAAAAACTGCTCCATAA
- a CDS encoding 4a-hydroxytetrahydrobiopterin dehydratase has translation MSKLSEQKCIPCSVGTPPMEREEIQKYEKELKDDWKVVDDHHLEKKLKFKNFKEALDFTNKVGEIAEEEGHHPDIFLSWGKVELKVLTHKIDGLSESDFVFAAKVDEIDPQ, from the coding sequence ATGAGTAAATTGTCCGAACAAAAATGTATCCCCTGCAGTGTAGGGACTCCCCCTATGGAAAGAGAGGAAATCCAAAAGTATGAAAAAGAATTAAAAGATGACTGGAAAGTGGTGGATGATCATCACTTGGAAAAAAAATTAAAGTTTAAAAATTTCAAGGAAGCCCTGGATTTTACCAACAAAGTAGGAGAAATCGCCGAAGAGGAAGGCCATCATCCGGATATTTTCCTTTCCTGGGGGAAAGTGGAACTTAAGGTTCTAACCCATAAAATCGACGGACTCAGTGAAAGTGATTTTGTCTTTGCGGCGAAGGTGGATGAAATTGATCCTCAATAA
- a CDS encoding isochorismatase family protein, whose amino-acid sequence MNKFTLNPKETSLLVIDFQEKLVPAMYRSEDTVKNAGILMEIAKALDLPTMVTEQYPKGIGHTVKPLSDLFGDLTPVEKMSFSACTTEVEGTLSKEPRQKILIAGIEAHVCVFQTVRTLLEKGYQVYVVSDAVSSRREENYYNGLSLMQEMGAVITNTETVLFDLLKESTHPKFKELSKLIR is encoded by the coding sequence ATGAATAAATTTACCCTAAACCCCAAAGAAACATCCCTGTTGGTTATTGATTTCCAGGAAAAATTAGTACCCGCCATGTATCGATCCGAGGACACGGTGAAAAATGCCGGGATTTTAATGGAAATTGCGAAGGCTCTGGATTTACCCACCATGGTTACAGAACAGTATCCTAAGGGGATTGGCCATACGGTAAAGCCTTTATCTGATTTGTTTGGCGATCTAACGCCGGTAGAAAAGATGTCCTTCAGTGCCTGCACCACGGAAGTGGAAGGGACGCTTTCCAAAGAACCCCGACAAAAGATACTTATTGCGGGGATTGAAGCTCATGTATGCGTTTTTCAGACCGTGCGCACCCTTCTTGAAAAAGGTTACCAGGTTTATGTGGTGTCCGACGCCGTTTCTTCCCGAAGGGAAGAGAACTACTATAACGGATTATCTTTAATGCAGGAAATGGGAGCGGTAATTACCAACACGGAAACGGTACTGTTTGATCTGTTAAAAGAATCCACCCATCCGAAATTTAAAGAATTATCCAAACTGATTCGTTAG
- a CDS encoding bifunctional folylpolyglutamate synthase/dihydrofolate synthase, which yields MNYQEALNYIHGTYKFGKKIGLTNIRELLHRLGNPEKELKIIHVAGTNGKGSVSSFIHGGLKAAGYQVGLFTSPYLETFRERMQINGEKISEEHLVRSTEKVKEKIQEMVQEGKHHPSEFEVVTAIALDYFHRQSVDFLVLEVGLGGRFDATNGVERPILSIITNIGYDHTEYLGDTLAKIAYEKAGIIKEKIPVILYPQEQEAMEQIREIANAKEAPILPVDFSSLILEGASLGEQHFSIKVGRQEYNALSIRLLGSYQIYNSITALTALEYLKSTGQVSYDPSMIREGFYHTRWPGRFEILRKKPLTIIDGAHNPQAAKALTETLKQHLPKASITFVIGMLLDKDIQSFLEEIAPLGARFVLTKPFGPRAAEAEDLQEMLRAYEKPMYPEPRVSEAIDKAYAITGEEEVIVLVGSLYMIGEARTYIRKNYSDVHSI from the coding sequence ATGAATTACCAGGAAGCGTTAAATTATATTCATGGTACCTATAAATTCGGCAAGAAAATCGGACTTACCAATATTCGAGAGCTTCTTCACCGTCTGGGAAACCCGGAAAAAGAGTTGAAAATTATTCATGTTGCGGGAACCAATGGAAAAGGGTCGGTCTCCTCCTTTATTCACGGAGGGCTAAAGGCGGCGGGGTATCAAGTGGGACTTTTCACCTCCCCCTATTTGGAAACCTTTCGGGAGCGAATGCAGATCAACGGAGAAAAAATTTCCGAGGAGCACTTAGTCCGGTCTACGGAGAAGGTAAAAGAGAAAATTCAGGAAATGGTTCAAGAGGGAAAACATCATCCTTCGGAATTTGAAGTGGTCACGGCCATCGCCCTGGACTATTTTCATCGGCAATCCGTAGATTTCCTCGTTCTTGAGGTAGGTCTCGGCGGACGGTTTGATGCCACCAATGGGGTGGAGCGGCCCATCCTTTCCATTATTACAAACATCGGTTACGATCATACCGAGTACCTTGGGGATACCTTGGCAAAAATCGCCTATGAAAAGGCGGGAATCATCAAGGAAAAGATCCCGGTAATTCTTTATCCCCAGGAACAAGAGGCCATGGAACAAATCCGGGAGATTGCAAATGCCAAGGAGGCCCCCATTCTTCCCGTGGATTTTTCTTCCTTAATCCTGGAAGGGGCATCCCTGGGAGAACAGCACTTTTCCATAAAAGTCGGGAGACAGGAGTATAACGCCTTAAGTATTCGGCTATTAGGTTCCTATCAAATCTATAACAGCATTACTGCGTTAACTGCTTTGGAGTACTTAAAATCCACGGGTCAAGTTTCCTATGATCCCTCGATGATCCGGGAGGGGTTTTACCATACCCGGTGGCCGGGAAGGTTTGAAATCCTAAGAAAAAAGCCCCTTACCATTATTGACGGGGCCCATAATCCCCAGGCGGCCAAGGCCCTGACGGAAACCCTGAAACAGCATCTGCCCAAGGCGTCCATCACCTTTGTGATCGGTATGCTCTTAGATAAGGATATCCAAAGTTTCCTTGAAGAAATCGCTCCCTTGGGAGCCCGGTTTGTATTAACGAAGCCCTTCGGGCCCCGGGCGGCAGAGGCTGAAGATTTGCAGGAGATGCTTAGGGCCTATGAAAAACCCATGTATCCGGAACCCCGGGTATCCGAGGCCATCGATAAGGCCTATGCCATTACCGGAGAGGAAGAAGTCATCGTTTTGGTGGGCTCCTTATATATGATTGGAGAAGCCCGGACTTATATTCGTAAAAATTACAGTGACGTCCACAGTATTTAG
- a CDS encoding diacylglycerol/lipid kinase family protein: protein MRKILFVINPAAGKGKGLKAIPKIRQRFEKFDYEIIISKEVNGITALVQEELHKNYTDVIAVGGDGTLGEVINGIIGKDIKVGAIPLGSGNDFIKTLGLSEDFETRLTAIEKGRTEELYVPSVNEHYFINVLGWGVDAEIIKEKNKNIIREGKLNYLFSTLKMLWIYQPKEATVYIDDKKFTKEVYLVAVGNGQFIGNGMKVCPGGNPREKAFEICVVEKMPLRTLLRHFPKIFKGTHGTVQGIHLLKGHSIRVRFPEKTVIQEDGTLRQATEILLKKEKKIEMII, encoded by the coding sequence ATGAGAAAAATACTTTTTGTTATTAACCCCGCGGCGGGGAAAGGGAAAGGTTTAAAAGCCATCCCAAAGATCCGGCAGCGGTTTGAGAAATTCGACTACGAAATTATCATATCCAAGGAAGTCAACGGCATCACCGCCCTTGTGCAGGAAGAGCTTCATAAAAATTACACCGATGTAATTGCTGTGGGAGGGGACGGCACCCTGGGCGAAGTGATCAACGGAATCATAGGTAAAGATATAAAAGTAGGGGCGATTCCCCTGGGGTCGGGAAATGATTTTATTAAAACCCTGGGCCTTTCGGAAGACTTTGAAACACGACTCACAGCCATTGAAAAAGGACGAACGGAAGAGCTCTATGTCCCCTCGGTAAATGAACATTATTTTATAAATGTTTTGGGCTGGGGTGTGGATGCGGAAATTATTAAAGAAAAAAATAAAAATATTATTCGAGAAGGAAAGCTGAATTATTTATTCAGCACCTTAAAAATGCTGTGGATTTATCAGCCCAAGGAAGCAACCGTCTACATAGATGATAAAAAGTTTACAAAGGAAGTTTACCTTGTGGCCGTGGGCAACGGTCAGTTTATCGGTAACGGCATGAAGGTTTGCCCCGGAGGGAATCCCAGGGAGAAGGCCTTTGAAATATGCGTGGTAGAGAAGATGCCCCTAAGAACCCTGCTGCGCCATTTTCCCAAGATCTTTAAGGGCACCCACGGCACCGTTCAAGGGATTCATTTATTAAAGGGACACAGTATCCGGGTGCGGTTCCCTGAAAAAACCGTGATACAGGAAGACGGGACATTACGTCAAGCAACGGAAATTCTCTTGAAAAAAGAGAAGAAAATTGAAATGATTATTTAA